The following coding sequences lie in one Agrobacterium vitis genomic window:
- a CDS encoding 5-oxoprolinase subunit PxpA — MAAIDLNSDLGESYGAWSMGDDAAMLAVVSSANIACGFHAGDPSGIWKTVKAAAENGVSIGAHVSYPDRVGFGRRDMDVTSEELIADVIYQIGALKGMAAAAGTSVTYVKPHGALYNRIANDARQGKAVIDAINAIDASLVLMGLAGAPILDLARTSGLSVVAEAFADRAYTPQGQLVSRREAGAVLHNAEKIASRMVQLARQGTLEAIDGSVIKVEAQSICVHGDSPGAVAIAQEIRRRFEAEGIAVQPFVKV; from the coding sequence ATGGCTGCCATCGATCTCAACAGCGACCTTGGGGAAAGCTACGGCGCATGGAGCATGGGCGACGATGCGGCCATGCTGGCCGTGGTTTCCAGCGCCAATATCGCCTGCGGCTTTCATGCGGGCGACCCGTCCGGCATCTGGAAAACCGTCAAGGCCGCCGCTGAAAATGGCGTATCGATTGGCGCCCATGTGTCCTATCCTGACCGCGTCGGCTTTGGCCGGCGCGACATGGACGTGACCAGTGAAGAGCTGATCGCCGACGTGATCTACCAGATCGGTGCCCTGAAAGGCATGGCGGCTGCCGCTGGCACCTCAGTTACTTATGTTAAGCCGCATGGGGCGCTCTATAACCGGATCGCCAATGATGCCCGTCAGGGCAAGGCGGTGATCGATGCCATCAACGCCATCGATGCCTCGCTGGTGCTGATGGGACTGGCAGGCGCACCTATTCTGGATCTCGCCCGCACGTCCGGCTTAAGCGTGGTCGCGGAAGCCTTTGCCGACCGCGCCTATACGCCGCAAGGCCAACTCGTCTCGCGCCGGGAAGCAGGCGCGGTCCTGCATAATGCGGAAAAGATCGCCAGCCGCATGGTGCAGCTTGCCCGCCAAGGCACGCTGGAAGCCATCGATGGCAGCGTGATCAAGGTCGAGGCGCAATCGATCTGCGTGCATGGCGACAGCCCCGGCGCGGTCGCCATTGCCCAGGAAATCCGCAGGCGCTTCGAGGCTGAGGGCATTGCCGTCCAGCCGTTTGTAAAAGTATAG
- a CDS encoding NRAMP family divalent metal transporter, whose translation MATSAIGPGFITQTATFTATMGAAFAFGILASIIIDFVVQLNIWRIVTLTRMRASDIANAAIPGSGYLLAVLVIIGGLFFNIGNIGGTGLGLNAMLGLDPKWGGAISALLSIGIFLSKRAGLAIDRFIIVAGVLMIALTLFVAYVSGPPLLEALRQTILPDTINFATITTIVGGTVGGYITYSGAHRLLDKGTVGIENLGAVNRAALTGIAVTGVMRYVLFLAVLGVVTSGVVIDISGKSANPAAQAFQSAAGNIGLRLFGVIFWAAAITSVIGAAYTSVSFLTAFKQDMSERARNLATVAFIAISLFFYIIMTTPPAQMLVFVGGLNGLILPIGLSIFIYAAWARSDLMGGYRYPRWLLILGILTCALTWYMAYKSVGPIFALLGL comes from the coding sequence ATGGCAACATCGGCGATCGGGCCGGGCTTCATTACCCAGACGGCCACCTTTACCGCGACCATGGGGGCAGCCTTTGCGTTCGGCATCCTGGCCTCGATCATCATCGACTTCGTCGTCCAGTTGAATATCTGGCGGATCGTCACGCTCACCCGGATGCGCGCCTCAGATATTGCCAATGCCGCCATTCCCGGCTCCGGCTATCTGCTTGCGGTTCTGGTGATTATCGGCGGGCTGTTCTTCAACATCGGCAATATTGGCGGCACCGGCCTTGGTCTCAACGCCATGCTGGGCCTTGACCCGAAATGGGGCGGTGCCATCAGCGCCCTGCTCTCCATTGGCATTTTCCTATCAAAGCGCGCCGGGCTGGCAATCGACCGCTTCATCATCGTCGCTGGCGTGCTGATGATCGCCCTGACGCTGTTTGTCGCCTATGTATCCGGCCCGCCACTGTTAGAGGCGCTACGCCAGACGATCCTGCCCGACACCATCAATTTTGCCACCATCACCACCATTGTCGGCGGCACGGTTGGCGGTTACATCACCTATTCCGGCGCGCATCGCCTGCTGGACAAGGGCACCGTCGGCATTGAAAATCTCGGTGCTGTCAACCGCGCCGCCCTGACCGGCATCGCCGTGACTGGCGTCATGCGTTATGTGCTGTTTTTGGCTGTGCTTGGTGTCGTCACCAGCGGCGTGGTCATCGACATTTCCGGCAAAAGCGCCAATCCGGCTGCACAAGCCTTCCAGAGCGCCGCCGGTAATATCGGTCTTCGCCTGTTCGGCGTCATTTTCTGGGCCGCCGCCATCACCAGCGTCATCGGCGCAGCCTATACATCGGTCTCGTTCCTGACCGCCTTCAAACAGGATATGAGCGAGCGGGCGCGCAATCTCGCCACCGTGGCATTCATCGCCATTTCGCTGTTCTTCTACATCATCATGACCACCCCGCCCGCGCAAATGCTGGTCTTCGTTGGTGGCCTGAACGGGTTGATCCTACCTATCGGCCTGTCGATCTTCATCTATGCCGCCTGGGCGCGCTCCGACCTGATGGGCGGCTATCGCTATCCGCGCTGGCTTTTGATCCTCGGCATCCTTACCTGCGCGCTGACATGGTACATGGCCTATAAATCGGTCGGGCCAATCTTCGCCCTGCTTGGCCTGTAA